In Arachis hypogaea cultivar Tifrunner chromosome 7, arahy.Tifrunner.gnm2.J5K5, whole genome shotgun sequence, the genomic window tttaaaatcaaaaggtTCTCTCCACCAATTCAGTTGTGTTGAGCGACCACAACAAAACTCGGTGGTGGAACGAAAGCATCAACACCTTTTGAATGTGGCAAGGAGCTTGTATTATCAATCCGATGTCCCAATTTATTTTTGGGGTGAATGTGTTGCTATTGCAGCTTTTTTGATCATTAGATTTCCCTCCTCTACTCTTGGCTGGAAGTCCCCTTATCAGTTACTTTACAATAAGGCACCCGCATATGAAGACTTGAAGGTGTTCGAATGCCTTACCTATACTTCGACTTTACCTTCCTCTAGGAACAATTTTTCACCAAAAGCCATTCCAGCAGTTTTTCTTAGCTACCCACGAGGTTACAAAGGGTACAAATTCTATAATCTCaagaatagaaatttttttatttcaaaggaTGTGAATTTTCATTAATTGAATTTTCCTTTCAAGCTGGCAGCACTTATTCTTCTTTACCTGATCCTTTTGATGATCATGTCCTTCCTAAGCCAGTCGAAGTTTTCCTTAATACACCTCAACTCGTTTCTCTGGCTACACCTGTTCCTATTGTGACACAGTCATAAGCTGAGAATCCACAGCCGTTGAAAAAAAGTCAACAACTCTATAGGGTGCCTACTTATCTTACAGGCTACCATTGCAACAATGCAGTGAATCCTTTGGCAATGGTGCATTTTTGTTCTTATGAGAGATTGAGTTCAGCATACAAGGATTATTGTAtgcaagttttttatttttataaacctTAATTTTATCACCAAGCTGTCAAGTATCCCCAATGGTAACAGGCTATGGCTAAGGAATTACAAGCTATGGAGAATAACCGTACATGGGAGGTGGTTCTGCTTCCGATCAAAAAACATTGTATTAGTTATCGATGGGTGTATAAGGTGAAGCGCAAACAAGATGGGTTAGTTGATAGATGCAAAACTCGTTTGGTTGCTAGAGGAAACACTCAACAAGCTGGTGTAGACTATAAGGATACTTTTTCATCCATTGCCAAACTCACCATTGTTCGTTTACTCCTTGCTGTTGCTGCTGTGAAGAATTGGAAATTGTTGCAGCTAGACATTAATAATGCCTTCTTGAATGGTGATCTTGATGATAAGGTGTATATGCAACTACCTCAGGGATATGCCAGCAAGGGGGAGCAGGGGAAGAAGCTTGTATGCAAATTAAACAGGTCAATCTATGGCTTGAGACAGACTTCGAGGCAATGGTTTACCAAGTTCTCTACTGCTTTGCTTGGTGCTGGTTTCACTCAGTCCAAATCAGATTATTCTCTATTTCATAGAGGAATAGGCGATTCACTTGTTTTGGTGCTTGTATATGTCGACAATATCATTGTTGCTAGTAAACTTAGTGATATGGTTGCCCAAACTCAGCAAATTTTGCAAGGTCTTTTCAAACTTAAGGTGCTTGGCTCCTTAAAGCATTTCCTTGGATTGGAGATAGCAAAATCTAAGGAAGGCGTTTGTTTGTCTTAATGAAATTACACCCTTTCTTTGCTTGAAGACACTGATTTTTCGGATAGTAAATCTGCCTCTATACCCTTGAATCCAAACATAAAACTTACTGCCACTGATGAGGATTTGCTCGAGAATGTAGGACAATATAGGAAGTTGATTGGCAGATTGCTTTACCTCACTATTTCAAGACCTGCTATTTGCTTTCCTGTGAACAAGCAGAGCCAATACATGTCTTCTCCTTGCACTATCCATTTGGATGCTGTCTATCATGTTTTGAGATATTTGAAGGCTGCACCTGGGCAGGACTTGCTTTTTTCGGTTTCTTCTCCTTTATCGATCAAGGCATATAGGGATGCTGATTTGGAAAGTTGTGCCGAAACTAGACGATTCACTACCGGCTATTGCGTCTTCCTTGGtgattctctaatctcatggaagtCGAAGAAACAAGATACCGTTTTGAGGTCCACGACTAAAGCAGAGTATCGAGCACTTGACAATATTACTGTTGAAGTTGTGTGGATTATGAGGCTGCTTCAGGATTTTGAGATATAAGTTAATCCGCCTTTCATTTTCTGTGACAGCAAAGCTGCAATACATATTGCAGAGAATCTCACCTTCCATGAGCGTACCAAGCATATTAAAAtggattgtcactttgttcgagAACATGTACAAGACGGTACTGTAAAGCTGGTGCACCTGAAGTCAGGACATCAGCTTGCCGATGTTTTAACAAAAGCTGTGCAGCCTACCTTGTTTAAAAACTTGATCAGCAAGTTGGGAATCATTAACATTTTTTTTCCAACTTGAGAGAGAGTATTAGCAGATATCTTGTTTTACTTGTTATGATTGTTATTTATTTACTGTAGTTAGTTAACCTTATTTAGAGAGAAATATTTTCTATTAGGTTAGGAGTTTGTTAGCCtgatatatatatgtgtatatatttcACCCCAAATTAATAGAGATGCACCCGAAAATCATTTTCAATACCATTTTTTGTTCTAACACACTACTAACTTTAGTTATAGGTAGGTATATGATATTGACTGCTAAAATTGTTTATCTTTACCTATCACAtcacttaaaattttaaatatttttagtgtatatataatttttttcataatattttaaaatttaaataattaatgtgTTTATGGTTAAACTAATGTTAAACATTTTTCACGTTTATAACTGAAAATTTTagccttttaaattttttttctaaattaattgtttccttttagttatatataattactaaaattattaaattttaaaataaaatctaattaataAGAAGAGTCAAATAAGAATTAAGTAATAAAttgttaaactaaaaaataacatttaattagtaattttttttttaaataacacatGCTTTGGGAAAGAGAAAGTAATATAATACTGATATCAAGGAGAGTGGGTAAAGTAGCTTTTCTTTTTCACGTGTATTTGCTTACACTAAAGAAGATCTGAGAATGATTCGCTTGAATTGGCAAATCCTTTTAGTGGGACATAGCTCTTGTCCTCTTTTCATGTTCTTATATGTAGGTGGTGTTATCAGGGTATGTCTAAAATGAGCTCAACAATTATGTGCTTATTGAATGAGTTATATTTATATAGgctattagattttattagatgaaaattaaaggctaatataaaagaagagtattaatggactctaataaatatagaatattctagtacataaataaatactttaaatagcaatattttaatacacaatattttaaacggcaacaaaattttttattcttaaataattaaatataaaatatatgagtattttttatttattaaaattaattattacaaaaaaaatttataatattaaaaaattatattaaaacaacattttaaattataacaaacataaaaatataaaataattaaaattttattttatattacttaacaaataattagattattatatttaaaatttattaactaattaagtttattaaagatattattatataatataattttttataaaaatattttaaaaatataatttatttaaaatattatatataatacatgaaaatattaacttttttatttttttcatttttttataaaaacagaataaataatataattttaaatacatatctaaataaaaaagttaatatttcatatattttatataactttttaaataaattttatttttacaaatattttgataaaaattatatgatataataatatatttaataaagtaattagttaataaattttaaatataataatctaattattttttaagtaatataaaataaattttaattattttatatttttatattatagcttaaactttcattttaatattataaaaaaattttgcataataattaattttaatcaataaaaaaattttatattttttgtatttatttaatttatattttttagaacaaaaagttTCTACCTTTATATAGTAAAATATGTGATAATCTTCTTAATATATATTAGGGGTGGCAAAATGGGTCGAGTCCGTCGGGCCAACCCGCCGAACTCGCTAAAAAAGGTGGGTCGGATTAGGATTTGAAACCGGTCAAATTAAAAGAATTCGCCAAACCCgcaaaatttttatgcaaaattttttttataatattaaaagattatattaaaatgatattttaaatagttATACTGTAACAGATTTAATATGTTTTCTGATTTCAATGTTATTAtatgattataattatttaatatataaaaaaattactagatagtatatatataggggtggcaaatgggcctaaacccgccgagtcagcccgcgtaacccgccaaaaaaggcgggttgggttgaaaaattgggaccgccaaatagcaaaagcctgCCTAACTCACACCACTTAAACCACGGGCTTTGGCAGAACGGGGCGGGTTTCCCCGGcgggcttagtatttttttagtaatggatatttttacaatttttttgccaaaacccaACTTCCTCCAACCTAACTTATAAGAGAAtgagatgaaaattgagtgttttggattatatttattttgttttagaaacaatatttataatcatattttggattatgtttattttgctttggaaacaatatttataattatgttttggatgaaaacttggtttatatttatatttattagatatttataattacaaagactttaatatttgtgaatataaaaattataatttgtttatacttttagaaattataatagttaaaagtaaaaaataggagagattttttatgcctttatatatattatttaatatttaaaagtaaaaaaaaaagaggatatttgGCGGGTTATGCCCTCCGGCCCGCTAACCCGCCGTTAGACGGGGAGGGCTAGGATTTTGGGACTGCCTCACTAGGCGGGACGgggcgggcttctggcggggcaggcttccccgcttgccacccctctatatatatattaggggtgGTAATGCGGGCCGGCTCGCCCCAACCCGCCCCGCCTCACCTAGGCCCGCACCTTAAGCGGGACGGGCCGGCGCGCCCCTCCAACTAAAGTGAGTACAaaatattagaataaataaattattctaaaaaaaataaaaaataatattttcatgtattatatataatattttaaataaattattttttaaaaatatttttataaaaaattatattatataataatatctttaataaaaatagttagttaataaattttgaatataataatctaattatttatcaagtaatataaaataaattttaatgattttatatttttatattactgtttaaaatattattttaatataattttttaatattataaaaaagttttgcataataattaattttattaaataaaaaatactcatatattttgtatttatatattttatatttaattattaaagaataaaagattttgttgccgtttaaagtattgtgtattaaagtatttatttatatactaggatattctatatttattagagtccatcaatgttcttattttatattagcctttgattttcatctaataaaatctaatagcCTATATAAATATAGCTCATTCAATAAGCACATAATGGTTGAGCTCGTTTTAGACTTATCAAAATTACCAACTTAATTCTTTAATTTACAATATGACAAAACACGAAAAGCCCTTGAAGGACCGATGATACTCTAGGCttttttacatatataaattaaaaaaaaatcaatattacATGATTTTCGTTcttctttaatttatataaattttaaaatttgttatcttaaatatttttaaaaatacttatttttaaaaaatagtaagtgttacggtaggtaaccggagattaatgctATGGATGGCGTTTGGCGGCCCAAGTGTGTGAAGGAGGAGAACTCCGGATGGGTCTTCAACTCGAggggctccgtccgacttgtgctcgtgagtgaatggggggtggtacctgcaaagacactccgatgcctaagttagcaagggtgtgagcaggtctggagagtattgggcttagagatacctgaggggcgtcagtgtatttatagtggtgagccaataaccaccgttggagtagtgccgtatctttagggtgttaaccgtccctattatcttggggaggttaagatatggctttatgaagcggttagagagattttaggggcggttactcatttgaatgagtgtttacctgccagctaatctcacatCCGACTTCTTTGGACCAAGTCGTGGTTTATACCGACTACTTATGTGGaggtcggtacttagctaggcttaaCCCTTCAGGTTAGGCCTTTTAATTGGACCTGGGCCCttgcattgggccagggtatgaacagtaagcATAAACACATTTTTTATaggaatttatatttttaaaagacaaacattttttgaaaaagttttatcaCGTGTGTTTATTTTTTAGAACAAGACAAGACACGAACAACAAGATATAAATGATAGAgatataaaattttgtgtttttatattttatttggtgataaattaaaataaattataaaaatttaatttatttttatcttttatcccaaaaatttaaaaaaaataaaaaataaaattataaaaattaacaaaaataataaaaaaaataaaaaataaattatattctttattaatatttctatgttttttttattagaataaatacaaatatattaatttaatatttttaaatactatttttatatttgtatatttctaAGTGTTGTGTCCATATAAACAAACGCAATCCAAATGGCCTACAACCTTGGCCTTTTATACTCACTCACTCATCCATCACTATTCTCGAACCTCACCCCACCCGATTATCCATCAAGAAATTTATCGCATTCAATGTCCTCTTTTTTTTGGTGTCTTGTCGGATTCAATATCTATTGTTTTAAAATGTTTAAATAAATCCAATGAGAGAGATTCTCGCCAATCCCCTAAATTGGGCTTAATAAACGAGGCGGCCCAGCATGCTTCCGTGATTGGATTGGGTTAAGAAGGCCTGCTAAATCTCCTACTTAATGAGCAATAATTCATCCACACTCTTAAATAGAATTTGGATACGTAAAGCTTAGGCCCATTATCttaccaaacaaaaaaaattgataagAATTAATTCTTCGTTTAGGAAAtataatgagaaaaaaaaataattcatacaCATAAAAACATGTTGCAatatgcaaaaataaaaaaagagcaatgctaggggtagcaatttttgtgattgttagccatcaattagccatcaatgatgatttgatggtgtgagattggtgtgaaattttatccaatggctcaccttcctctgctggttacatgctggccaaaattcaataaaactgctggccTCTAGacatttctataaaaaaataacacataATTTGGAACGGTTCTTGTGCTGCTGCTACCAAGAACTATGTATCCAACACCAGTTTTAGAGTGAAACCATTCACGGTGGCTTTGTCAATGACTTGGTGATGGATGCTCTATTGCCCAAGACCAATCACTGGGCAAGAACTGCTTCTGTTATATCACTGAGGTTGTTCTGTGGCTGCTCAAGTGGTGAGTTATGTAATCAGAGATGGGGATAGCATTGAAGCAGTGAATGCCATTGACAATCCTGATAATGTCATTGTTGGTTGTCTGTTTTATATACCTCTCAATTCAAGTGAGTGATGATTCTCCTTCAACTGCATAGAGCAGACACCTTTATTTGATTGATTCATGTAATGAACATTTTTGTATTCCATGTTACTGCATTGCAGTTCCTGGATGTAATGAAcatttttgataatttttcagGTATAGTTTAAGTAAGGATATAATGAATAACTTGTGTATTTTAACTGTCTGAATTTCGAACCATACAATATGATTGTCTGTGAAGTAATTGTAAAGATGCACTTTTTCTTTTACAGCTGATCAAGTCAATCATAATGGTTggatttttcttatcatattgaGCATTATTCTGGGTATTACTCTGACCCTAAGATCATCAAAATGTATTGCTGAAGCAAGTAATCAAGTAAACGATGATGAGGAAGGATAGACGATGGTGAATCCAGCAATCTCCAAATTACAGTTTCAAAACCTTCAAGTAATCAACCTCACATTAGATTCTCCACTATACACATGTTCAGGAGGCTATGCATAACTTATATTTGTTACTGCAGCTACAAGACCTGATATATTTGGCATGGAGAAGCCTATTGTTTTAGCATACTTAAGAGATTTTTGGCGCAACTAATGGTTTCGCTGATTCAAATCTGCACACAGAACAGATGGTTCTGTTTACTATGGTCTATTCAGGGACCAGGTTTGTGGCTAAGTTACTAAATCTGTTCATAGGGAAGTTATGATTTTCATACTGTTTCTGATATGCATGTAAATCCTTCTAGGAAGTTGCTATTAAAAGGATGACAACTACACAAAGTAAAGAATCTATGATAGAATTGAAAGCTATGTGCAGGGTTCATCATGTTGGTCATTTCACTGTTGTTCAAAGTAAATTATATGCTCTGATTTTGGAGCTAAATGCTTGGCATTTGAAGGTTGAGTCCCATATTTTTGTTACTTCGTTCAAGGTAGAATTTATCGGTTATGCAGCTAGTCATGGTGACGAGATTTTCTTGATTTATGAATATGCTCGAAAGGGGTTTATTCAGAAGCCATTTACATGATCCTCAAAATAAGGGTAACATCGTGAAGATGCTTTGATGTTTGTCATGTATATAAATTCACCCTCAAATTGAAAATGATTCACCAAACATTCCTCTAAAATATAGAGTTAAAGATCCTTCATTTTTTGTTCTTGGATCATGAGGGCTCAGATTGCGCTTGATGCTGCTAGGGACCTTGAATACATACATGAGCATACAAAAGCTCATGATGTCCATCAAGATATCACCACAAGCAACATTTTACTTGATGCTTCCTTTAGAGGCAAGGTAAAACCAAAACATTTCTCTAtgccatatgattttcttttctCTAATTGTCAGATCTCTCCTTCTCTCTTTGTAGCTAAAAGAAATGTTGGAGAAGCTGCAACAAGAAAAATTGCTACTTCATATGGATATCTTGCTCCAGAGTAATTAAGTAATTTACATCCAGACACTCAACAGGCACAATCATTCAAAGTGAATTGAAATGATTACAACTTTTAAAATCTTAATATTGTGCATATACTTGGGAGATGGCCTTGCAATGACCAAGAGTGATGTCTTCGCATTTGGAGTTGTTCTTTTCGAGATCATATCAGGGAACTGAAGGTGTGGCGACAAATAATCCTGACAGACGTTCCATTGGCATCTGTTGTAAGTTCTGCTTTCAGAAGATGTAACTATTAAGTAAAGATAGTGTACCTCAATAATCACAACATGACATTTCAAGGTGTGTGTTTGCTTTTCAGCTTTAGTTTTTAGAACTTCATTAGCATTTGTCTCATTCTTATCATAGAAACTTAACCTGCACAAAAAGTTTGAAGTAGGATTGCTAGGCTTATATGTATAACTAATAGCAGAGTCTCATTCCTTTTTTGTGGAATTTAGTTTAGAGTTTCTGATATAAAAGAAAACCTCACTCTCCCTCTTTGAGGTTCTGATGTAATCTGAGCTCTCTCACTTtataccaattcttcttcttcaacactcATTGCAGATGGTTTCCATTCTTAGGAGCACGTCAAGCCTGAGAGACAACATTGATCTTAGCATGATGAATCTGTACCCTTATGATAATGTATTTAAGGTAAGTGTGTTTCTCCTATTTCAAAACCTTAGAAAATTGAAGGTTCTTCATCTCATTATGATCCAGAAAACTGTAATTTCTCAAAATCTCACCCCACAAGTTTGTTGTTTGCATAGA contains:
- the LOC140174367 gene encoding lysM domain receptor-like kinase 3; the encoded protein is MRAQIALDAARDLEYIHEHTKAHDVHQDITTSNILLDASFRGKISPSLFVAKRNVGEAATRKIATSYGYLAPEELKVWRQIILTDVPLASVMVSILRSTSSLRDNIDLSMMNLYPYDNVFKLKCNTDAPFSRILVNNTPSY